A segment of the Sphingobacterium oryzagri genome:
CGAAATGTAGGCGTTCATGTGGAAATATCCCCATTAAACCGGCTTTGGTATTGAGCAGATGCCCCTCTTGTCCGGTGCCAAATGCTAAACCTTCGCCAAAGGCTGGTCTTTTTTCAAAAATGATGATTTTTAGCGGTTTCTTTTCTTTTTGTATGCTATACTTGACGACGATCTGTAGAAAACAAGCAGTTCCACTTGCCCCGGCGCCAATGATGGCAATAGTTTTTCCTTGTGTGTTGTTCATACCTACTGTTGAACAAAAGAAGTTATACTTCGTTCAGCAGTAGGTAGAATATTTTAGCTTAGTAAGATAGTTTGCTTGACGGCCATCGATGTTTATCAGGATGATGGCAGCTCCTGATTGGTTTCTTCGGTACTTCGACCCAACAAATCCGTTGCAGCGCTTGCTTCTGAGGTAACGACAACCGGAATTTTGAACCAAAAGGTGGTCCCTTGCCCTACGACACTTCGTAAGCCGATCGTTCCACCGTGTAGGTTAATAATTTCTTTAGATACGTACAAACCAATACCAAAACCGCTCACCATTTCGGTTTGACTGTTTTCTACACGGTAAAAACGTGTAAATATTTTATGCTGATCTTCTTCAGAAATACCAGCACCTTGGTCTTTCACTTCGATATAGAGCTCGCCGTGTTCCACCTGCGCATTGATTTCTATTTTGCTGCCAACAGGCGAATATTTTACAGCATTGTTTATAAAATTGATAATCACCTGCTCGATTTTGTCTCGATCGGCCAAAATCAATTGCTGCACATCTACGTGGAAAAGAAAAACGTGGCTAGTGACGGTTTGCTGCAGCATTTGCCCGATATTGGATAGTAAATCGTGCAGCGTAAATTCGACCTTGTTCAGCCGTAGCTTGCCCTCGCCAATGCGGGCGATATCTAGAAAGCTTTCAATCAATAGCTTCATCCGCGCGCTCTGACGGTTTGCGCTTACCAGAAGCTCGTAAAATTGTTTGTTTTCGAGACTTTTGCTTTTCAGTTGCAAAATCTGTAAATATCCGGAGATAGAGGTTAAAGGAGAGCGGAGTTCGTGGCTCACAATACCTAAGAAATCAAGCTTACGTTTTTCCTCCGATTTTTGAGCCGTGAAATCGATGATCACACCATAAGCCATCAGATTACGATTTTCTTCATTCCAAATCCTGTTACCAACGATGCGTAGCCATTTGTCTTGTTCGGCTGCTATTGGCAGGTTAAATTCTACGTCAAAGCTGTTTTGCTCCTCGATAATTTGCTGTATCGTGATGCCTTGCTCCACATCGCCCAGCATAATATTGTGTGCAAACAGTTGATCTGCAGAAACGGCGGCAGACTCTGCCAGCCCATACATATCACGGGTATGCTTGTTGACGACGATATCTTTGGTTTCCGGGTTGAACGAAAAGGTTCCAATCTTTCCGGCATCTACGATTAAGCGTTGTTCAAGCGCATTTTGCGCAATTGCTCTATTGAAAGCATCGATTTTATGCTGTGATTGTACCCGATCGCTGATATCCAATATTGTACCCGAGAAGTGTACTGGCCTATTCTGCTCATCAAAATACGCTCTACCTTTAGCCTGTACCCAGGTTGTATGCGTGTTATGTTCGCCGATCGTTCGAAACTGTATATCGTAATAACCTTCAGATTCTGGCCGTTGCGCATAGCTTATAGCATCTGCTACAGCCGTGCGATCTTCCGGATGTATACATTGTAAGGCCAATGGGTAAGGTATTTTTCCCTGCTGCGAAGCGCCGAAAAGCTCACGACTGCGTTCATCCCAGGATACGATTTCATTAGCGGTATCAAATTCCCAAATACCAATCTTCGCAGAGAGAACGGCGAGGTTCAGTCGGCGCTCACTTTCGGACAAGCGTTCAAAAGCAGAAGTCAGGTTTTTGTTTACTTCCGTATTGACCTGTTCTGATTTTTTTAGCTGGCTGTTGGTGGTCGCCAGCTCATCATTGACAGCGGTGAGCTCTTCCATCGTCGCGGTCAACTCTTCCATGGTAGAGGCCAGTTCCTCGTTTGTTTCTTGTAAGCGGCGTTCGCGATCTTCCAATGCCTTTCTCGACGTTACCGATTCGGTAACGTCCATCACTGTGCCAATAAATCGAATAGGTTCATCGGCCTCATTAAAATACACAGTGCCGATAGCATGCACCCAGATAATTGCGTTATCCGTTGGCGATACCGTTCGATAATGCACATTATAGCGGCCTCCACTGCTTTCACGGTTGAAAGCATTTTTTACGGCCGATAATGTGGCTTGTCGATCATCCGGATGCAAACCGGCTACAAAGTCTTTGGTATAACTTACATCGCTACCCAGTGGTACCCCAAACAGGGCTTTACAGCGATCATCCCAACTCAAAATATCGTTCTTGACATCAAGATCGAACATGCCCAAATTGGCCGCGTCTTTAGCGCGGCGAGACTGGTCTAAGGCAAAATCTAGTTGTTTATACGATTGGCTGAGCTCGTCAACGGTGTCCGCCAACTTTTCATTAAGCGCCATGTACTCTTCTGTTAGTGCCTGTTGCTCTTCTACACTGGCACGCAACTCACTGTTTAGTGCGGCTTCGTGCATTTCTTTCTTGCGCACGGCAGCCCAAGCTTCCAACCGGCTGGATACTTCTTTGGCCGTATGCAAGATCGCGTAGGTTTTTCCCTGGCTATCGAGTAACGCGCGATATTCGAAATCAAAATAAAACGTAGTAGGAATACCATCCAGTACTATACTTGCCGGAACATCAGCTGCCTGATAGGTTTTTCCGCTATGCCAAACATCTTTCAGCAAATCAACGAAACCTTGCATCTCGAATTCCGGAAAACAATCGCCCAGGTTTGCCCCCAGAACCCGATCAGTAGTAGCCCACATATCGAGCATATCGGCATTGGCATAGGCAATGCGAAGATCGGCATTATCGTAAATAGCGGTGGCTTGCGGAACTTGGGTAAGTATATTCAGTATGTCCTGCGGCGTGTTAATCATAAGCAAATATAAATCTTTTGTATGTTGATATCATGCTGGTAAAATCCCGGTGTCTAAAACAGGTATTTCGTGGCTGAAAATACCAAAAAGTACGCGTTCTTCTTACATTTATTTAAAAATATAGCGGTTCATTTTCTGGCGTAGACGATAGCGACGTATCCGTTTTTTTTCTAAAACACGCTATTGCAATAGTATTGCGTTATATTATTTCCTACTTTTGTTATGATGAAGGTTTTGATCAACATGTTAATGATCTATTTTCTTGCACTTTTTATCGTGCCTTGTAGCGATATGGAAAGTCATGCCTCACCATCATCACCTTTTCCATCAGCACAGGAGCAACATGCCGCAGATGAACATAATCATCGACAAGATGGCTGCTCGCCGTTTTGTTCTTGCACATGCTGTAGTATCAGCATGGTTTCGATAAACCTGTTCAATAACTTATTGGAATCGCCAATGGCGATAAATCTGCCTAGTCCACGGGTTGCCGACATCCTGATGGCTGTCGGAAATCGTCCATCCGCTATTTGGCAACCGCCAAAACACAACGCTTAGTTTTTTCGTATTCACCTTGGCTAAACCTTTAACAAGGGCTGGTAGCTTAGACCGTTAAACCACGAGGTTTATCCCGTTTTAGCAATCGTCTGCAAAGTAAATGTTGGTAGCCTGTGAATGCGTATTTTAAGTTAAGTGGCAATGCATAAGCATGGCTATATCATATTGACTACAAATAAAATATGTTGTGTTAGATCGTATTATTCAATTTAGTATTAAAAACAAGTTTATTGTTGGTTTGATGACTTTGTTTTTGATCATTTGGGGCGTGTGGAGTGCAACCAAGTTGCCGATTGATGCCGTCCCTGACATTACCAATAACCAGGTGCAGATTTTTACCACTTGTCCCACATTAGCCGGACAGGAAGTGGAGCAACTGGTTACATTTCCCATAGAACAAAGTGTGGCTAATGTGCCACGTATAGAAGAGATCCGAAGTATATCCCGTTTTGGATTATCGGTCGTGACGTTGGTGTTTGAAGAAGAGGTGGATATTTATTTTGCCCGGCAACTGATCAGTGAAAAACTGAAAGAAGCCGTGGAAGCCATTCCCGCGGGTATTGGCACGCCAAAAATGGCGCCTGTGAGCACGGGGCTAGGCGAAGTTTATCAGTACATTATCCACCCCAAAAAAGGTAGCGAAAATAAGTATAACGCTAAGGATTTGCGCAGTATGCAAGATTGGATCGTGGCGCGCCAATTATACGGAACGCCCGGCATAGCCGAGGTCAATAGCTTCGGCGGCGAATTAAAGCAATACGAAGTCGCGGTCAATCCGGATCGCCTGCGTGCGATGCAGGTCACGATATCGGAAATTTTCGAAGCGCTTGAGCAAAATAACCAAAATACAGGCGGCGCCTACATCGATAAAAAGCCTAATGCTTATTTTATCCGTGGAATAGGCCTCGCAACTTCGCTGGCTGATATCGAGCAGATCGCAGTAAAGACAACTAGCGGTGTACCTATTTTCGTGAAAGATGTTGCCGAAGTGCGTTTTGGCAGTGCAGTGCGCTACGGTGCGCTAACCTACAATGGTGAAGTAGATGCGGTGGGCGGCGTAGTGATGATGCTGAAAGGCGAAAACAGCAATCAAGTGGTCAAGCGAATAAAAGAAAAGCTGCCTACTATTCAAAAATCGCTTCCCGACGATGTCGTGATCGAACCATATCTTGATCGCACAGACTTGGTCGACAGGGCGATCCGAACGGTGCAAAAAAACCTGATAGAGGGTGCACTGATCGTGATATTCGTGTTGGTTTTATTTTTAGGAAATTTCCGGGCAGGTTTTATTGTGGCTTCGGCGATACCACTTTCCTTGCTTTTTGCTTTAGGCATGATGCATGTTTTTGGCGTCAGTGCCAATTTGATGAGCCTTGGCGCGATCGACTTTGGTCTGATCGTGGACGGTGCGGTGATCGTGGTGGAAGCAACTTTACATCATCTCGGCCTGCGTAAATCTACCGAAAGGTTAACGCAGCAACAGATGGATGAAGAAGTGTTTGAATCGGCTTCCAAGATACGTACCAGTGCCGCTTTTGGCGAGATTATTATCTTGATCGTCTATATTCCGATTCTTACGTTGGTAGGTGTAGAAGGCAAGATGTTTACACCGATGGCCAAGACGGTAGGTTTTGCCATTCTCGGGGCGCTTATTTTATCGTTGACCTATATTCCGATGATGTGCGCTTTGTTTTTACCAAAAACCATGAGCCAAAAGAAAACGTTTAGCGACCGCTTGATCGATCGGCTTCAGCAGATTTACCAGCCGCTTTTACAACGCGCTATACGCATCAAGTATATAATCGTTGTTATTACCGTAGCTGTGTTTGGGCTGGCGATATGGGTGTTTAGCCGAATGGGTGGCGAGTTTATTCCGCAATTGCAAGAAGGTGATTTTGCCTTTCACTGTATTTTGCCGCAAGGCAGTTCGCTCAGTCAGAGCATCGAGACGTCTATGAAAGCTTCGCGTATGCTAAAATCGTTTGATGAAGTAAAAATGGTGGTCGGTAAAACAGGCGCCGCTGAAGTGCCGACCGACCCGATGCCACCGGAAGCAACTGATATCATGATTATCCTTAAACCGCAACCCGAATGGACATCCGGAATGGATTACAATCAATTAGCCGATTCGATGATGGAACGCTTATCGGTCATACCTGGCGTCTTCTTCGAAAAAAACCAACCTATACAAATGCGATTTAATGAGCTGATGACCGGCATCAGACAGGATGTTGCTGTCAAAATTTTTGGCGAAGATATGGATAGTTTGGCTTACTACGCTAAGCAGGTTGAGCAGATTGTGCAGGCCGTGCCGGGAACGACCGCACCGCAAACCGAGCGTGTTAGCGGCCTCCCGCAGATCAATATTGAATACGATCGTACGCGGCTGGCGAATTACGGCTTAACTGTTCGTGAGGTTAACGAGCTCGTCAGTACGGCCTTTGCTGGTAAAGCTGCCGGTCAGATTTATGAAAACGAGCGACGTTTTGATTTGGTCGTCCGGCTGGATAGTACGCATCGCAGCAGTATAGATGACGTCAGTAATCTGTTGATACCCACCGGTACGGGTATACAAATCCCGTTAGCACAGGTGGCTCGGGTGGCTTACAAGTTAGGGCCAGCGCAAATAAGTCGAGAGGCCGGAAAGCGCAGGATTGTTATTGGTTTTAATGTCGCCGGGCGCGATGTGCAAAGTGTGGTTAGCGATATACAGTCGCAGCTCAATAATGCAGTTAAGCTGCCTACCGGCTATTATTTTACCTATGGTGGGCAGTTTGAAAATCTTCAAAAAGCGAGCGCCCGCTTACTGCTGGCCGTGCCGGTGTCTTTATTGCTGATCTTTATGCTGCTTTACTTTACATTTCATTCCGTTAAGCAAGCTGTGCTAATTTTTACAGCCATTCCGATGAGTGCTATTGGTGGAGTTTTTGCTTTAGTTGCACGCGATATGCCTTTCAGTATCAGTGCTGGTATAGGTTTTATCGCGCTCTTTGGTGTAGCTGTCCTAAATGGGATTGTCCTGATTGGCACCTTTAATCAATTGGAAAAAGAAGGCGTTAAAGACGTGTTGCAACGTGTAAAAGAAGGAACAATGACACGGTTGCGGCCCGTATTAATGACCGCGATGGTAGCTTCTTTCGGGTTTTTACCAATGGCTATCAGTACCAGCGCTGGCGCAGAAGTGCAAAAGCCGCTGGCTACGGTGGTGATCGGTGGCTTGATAACGGCTACTTTTCTAACGCTTTTTGTCTTGCCACTTTTGTACATTCTCTTTCAAACGAAGTTTAATTTTAAACAAAAAATGCCCATGAAACCACTCGTTTTACTACTCGTTACCTTTGCTGCAAGCCTGAGCTCAGTTAATGCCCAGGAGCGCATGAGTATACGTGATGCATTGGACAGTGCGTGGCTCAATAACCAGCAGTTTCGGGTGAATGATGCGGCTGTTCGCCGTGCGGCTTATACCGTGAAAACGGCTGCGGATATGCCTAAAACAGGAATATTTGTCGAAAACGAAGATTATCGACCTTCCGATCAGGTTGGTATACTGAAAGTAGGTGTTTCCCAGGAACTACCGTGGCCCGCGCTTTTTCGCGCTCGCAAAACCTATTTTGAAGCGCTACAAAAATACGCCGCGATGAACAGCGACTTGCTAAAGGCTACGGTGAAAAGAGATTTATATGCTACGTACTATCAGTTATGGTATTTGCAGGATAGGCAAACGTTATACAGGCAACTGGACAGTGTGTATACGTCGCTTTTTAATGCTACCGAAGTGCGTTTACGCGCTGGTGATGTCGCTGCCTTGGATAAAATTGCGGCGGAGGCGAAAATGCAAGAACTGAAAGCACAGCTGGAACAAAATGCGCAGGAAATGTTAATGGAACAACAACAGCTCATGATGCTGCTGAACCGGGTTTCTCGCGTTTTACCAGTTGCATTACCACTGGAAAAAATGGCGTTTAACATGGTTGACGATGCCGATAATCACCCCATTATTCGTTTGCAAGAGCAACAAATAACCATTGCCGAGAAGCAGGTTGCTGTGCAACGAAATAGCCTCAAACCGGATTTTTCGGGACGCTTTTTTTCGCAAAGGCTCTGGGGAGCAAATGACCCGTTTACCGGATTTTCCGTAACAGCCTCTTTCCCAATCTTTGGTATACAGGCTAATCGCAACAAGATCAAGGCAGCACGTGCAGATATGCAGCTGGAAGCCGAAACTTTACGCTTCAAAACGCAGGAAATAAAAACCGAACAACAAGCGGCGCAGGCGGCCATCGCCAAGAATATGGCTTTGCTACAGTATTATGAGTCAACGGGGTTGAAGCAAGCAGAGGCGATCATCCGAGCCGCGACGCTTGGTTACCAAACGGGCGATATTGGCTTTGCAGAACTTAGTCAATTCCTGGGACAGGCTATC
Coding sequences within it:
- a CDS encoding ATP-binding protein — encoded protein: MINTPQDILNILTQVPQATAIYDNADLRIAYANADMLDMWATTDRVLGANLGDCFPEFEMQGFVDLLKDVWHSGKTYQAADVPASIVLDGIPTTFYFDFEYRALLDSQGKTYAILHTAKEVSSRLEAWAAVRKKEMHEAALNSELRASVEEQQALTEEYMALNEKLADTVDELSQSYKQLDFALDQSRRAKDAANLGMFDLDVKNDILSWDDRCKALFGVPLGSDVSYTKDFVAGLHPDDRQATLSAVKNAFNRESSGGRYNVHYRTVSPTDNAIIWVHAIGTVYFNEADEPIRFIGTVMDVTESVTSRKALEDRERRLQETNEELASTMEELTATMEELTAVNDELATTNSQLKKSEQVNTEVNKNLTSAFERLSESERRLNLAVLSAKIGIWEFDTANEIVSWDERSRELFGASQQGKIPYPLALQCIHPEDRTAVADAISYAQRPESEGYYDIQFRTIGEHNTHTTWVQAKGRAYFDEQNRPVHFSGTILDISDRVQSQHKIDAFNRAIAQNALEQRLIVDAGKIGTFSFNPETKDIVVNKHTRDMYGLAESAAVSADQLFAHNIMLGDVEQGITIQQIIEEQNSFDVEFNLPIAAEQDKWLRIVGNRIWNEENRNLMAYGVIIDFTAQKSEEKRKLDFLGIVSHELRSPLTSISGYLQILQLKSKSLENKQFYELLVSANRQSARMKLLIESFLDIARIGEGKLRLNKVEFTLHDLLSNIGQMLQQTVTSHVFLFHVDVQQLILADRDKIEQVIINFINNAVKYSPVGSKIEINAQVEHGELYIEVKDQGAGISEEDQHKIFTRFYRVENSQTEMVSGFGIGLYVSKEIINLHGGTIGLRSVVGQGTTFWFKIPVVVTSEASAATDLLGRSTEETNQELPSS
- a CDS encoding DUF6660 family protein: MMKVLINMLMIYFLALFIVPCSDMESHASPSSPFPSAQEQHAADEHNHRQDGCSPFCSCTCCSISMVSINLFNNLLESPMAINLPSPRVADILMAVGNRPSAIWQPPKHNA
- a CDS encoding CusA/CzcA family heavy metal efflux RND transporter; protein product: MLDRIIQFSIKNKFIVGLMTLFLIIWGVWSATKLPIDAVPDITNNQVQIFTTCPTLAGQEVEQLVTFPIEQSVANVPRIEEIRSISRFGLSVVTLVFEEEVDIYFARQLISEKLKEAVEAIPAGIGTPKMAPVSTGLGEVYQYIIHPKKGSENKYNAKDLRSMQDWIVARQLYGTPGIAEVNSFGGELKQYEVAVNPDRLRAMQVTISEIFEALEQNNQNTGGAYIDKKPNAYFIRGIGLATSLADIEQIAVKTTSGVPIFVKDVAEVRFGSAVRYGALTYNGEVDAVGGVVMMLKGENSNQVVKRIKEKLPTIQKSLPDDVVIEPYLDRTDLVDRAIRTVQKNLIEGALIVIFVLVLFLGNFRAGFIVASAIPLSLLFALGMMHVFGVSANLMSLGAIDFGLIVDGAVIVVEATLHHLGLRKSTERLTQQQMDEEVFESASKIRTSAAFGEIIILIVYIPILTLVGVEGKMFTPMAKTVGFAILGALILSLTYIPMMCALFLPKTMSQKKTFSDRLIDRLQQIYQPLLQRAIRIKYIIVVITVAVFGLAIWVFSRMGGEFIPQLQEGDFAFHCILPQGSSLSQSIETSMKASRMLKSFDEVKMVVGKTGAAEVPTDPMPPEATDIMIILKPQPEWTSGMDYNQLADSMMERLSVIPGVFFEKNQPIQMRFNELMTGIRQDVAVKIFGEDMDSLAYYAKQVEQIVQAVPGTTAPQTERVSGLPQINIEYDRTRLANYGLTVREVNELVSTAFAGKAAGQIYENERRFDLVVRLDSTHRSSIDDVSNLLIPTGTGIQIPLAQVARVAYKLGPAQISREAGKRRIVIGFNVAGRDVQSVVSDIQSQLNNAVKLPTGYYFTYGGQFENLQKASARLLLAVPVSLLLIFMLLYFTFHSVKQAVLIFTAIPMSAIGGVFALVARDMPFSISAGIGFIALFGVAVLNGIVLIGTFNQLEKEGVKDVLQRVKEGTMTRLRPVLMTAMVASFGFLPMAISTSAGAEVQKPLATVVIGGLITATFLTLFVLPLLYILFQTKFNFKQKMPMKPLVLLLVTFAASLSSVNAQERMSIRDALDSAWLNNQQFRVNDAAVRRAAYTVKTAADMPKTGIFVENEDYRPSDQVGILKVGVSQELPWPALFRARKTYFEALQKYAAMNSDLLKATVKRDLYATYYQLWYLQDRQTLYRQLDSVYTSLFNATEVRLRAGDVAALDKIAAEAKMQELKAQLEQNAQEMLMEQQQLMMLLNRVSRVLPVALPLEKMAFNMVDDADNHPIIRLQEQQITIAEKQVAVQRNSLKPDFSGRFFSQRLWGANDPFTGFSVTASFPIFGIQANRNKIKAARADMQLEAETLRFKTQEIKTEQQAAQAAIAKNMALLQYYESTGLKQAEAIIRAATLGYQTGDIGFAELSQFLGQAIGIRQNHLDVLNSFNQAVIQFNYFNNN